AAATACTTCTCACCCCAAACGCTAGCTTGCTTATAGCTTGTGTAGCCATTAATGTTATTGACCCCAATATCAAGATCTCTATAGTTGACATATGCAGCTCTAGGGGACTTTGAAACAAGCGGTTCCATATAGCTATATAGCCTTCTAAGCCAATGGATGTTCCTTTGTGCGGCTTCATCCCCTTCTTCCTGCCAAAAAACTAGGTAAAGAACTAAGCACAAGTTTCCAGATCTGTGTGGAAATGGAAGTTCAGACTCAGAAATCTCATCCATTCTGCCCCCAAAAGGAAACAATTGCATAAATACACCTTTGCCCTCATCTTCATTGAACAGTGACCATATTCCGTCTAACCCATCTTCAGGAATGGGATGTCTCAAATAGTCAGATTTTGCTTTATAAGTAGTTTGCACTGAAGTTGGATTTCTTTGCAGCAAATAACCAAGGGATCGAGCAACTCTAGTCATGAAGACGACCGATTCGATCCAGCTCATCTCGGTATAATCTTCCTTGACCAAACCCAATTCTGGGAAGCTTTCTTGCATCAGGGGAATGAGCTGATCCTTACCTCCAAGAAACACGGCTTCAAATGTGGCTTGTGTTGTTAACTCTCCCTTTTTACTTGAATTCACCCTTTGCAATATGAGATTAATGGTTATGTCCTCATGAATTTTACTTGCCACAAGCTGCCACTTAAGAATAAGCTTAGTTGCATTCTGTTCCAAGGTTCTTTTAACTCTGAATACTGTTACGGTTGATGGAACTGAAACTAGTTTGACCTTCCATGCTAGGATGACTCCAAAGCTTGCTCCACCACCACCTCTAATGGCCCAGAAAAGGTCCTCACCCATAGCTTTTCTGTCAAGAAGCCTTCCCTTCACATCAATCATGTGAGCATCAACTATGTTATCAGCAGCAAGGCCATATTTACGGATCAAGAATCCATAGCCACCGCCACTGAAGTGTCCACCAACTCCTACAGAGGGGCATACACCCGCTGGAAAAGCCAGAGTTTTGCTTTTCTCATTGATTCTATAATAAAGTTCACCTATAGTTGCCCCGGCTTGAACCCATGCAGTTCTTTTTTCTACGTCCACCTCAATTTTTCTGTACTTTATGAGATCAATGACAACAAATGGAACTCGAGAAGTATAGGAGATTCCCTCAAAGTCATGGCCACCACTTCGGGTTCGAATCTGCAAGCCATGGCGTCGGGCACAAATTATGGTGGCTTGAACATGGGAAGCATGCCGGGGTGTCACAATGACAAGGGGTTTAGGGGTTGTTTTGGTGGCAAATCTATGGTTGTGAACAGAATACTTGAGTACAGATGAATAGGAGGAATTGGTTTTGGTGTAGACAAGCTTAAAGATTGACGCGGAGTTATGAAGTTGAAGACACTGAAGGAAGTCTTCTTCAGTATGAGACACACAAGACACGAATGAAAATAAAAGGACAATTATGACAACAGTAAAATGTGGTCTTGGGTCCTTCATTTTGTTGGTGTCTGTGCACCAGAGTTATTGCAAATTCAGAAACACCACTCTACTGCTTTTTAAATTGACTGCTTTGTCCCAAAATTTAGCACTATTATCAGATGAATTTTTCTAATAAGAAAAGTGAGCAACACAAATTATCACGTGTTGTATAAACACAAATGACCTCTAATACCGCTTTTTACATGACATTATGAAATCCTGTTACCTGATCAAACAATATActtgcttctttttctatttttaattttccatCAGCTTTTGTTTATGACACACTTATGATTCCTGTGAAGGGACATTGAAAGCTTCCTTGACTGCACTATGGAGTTAGTGGTTTTCTTTCCTCTCTGCCATTCTTACGAAATTACCGTCCAAAATGAGTAGATAAATAAAGTTAATGATAGCTAATGCATAGTTATATACTAGCACAACTGCGAATAGGATTGGGTAAGCATAATTGTATAGGCAGCTAATAATTAAGAACTTGAACAGTTCTCAGAACTtataaatttcaattatttgGTAGAAAGCTATATGCTTTATTTAGTCACGTTCATCACGATGTTGGATCCAGCATCAGCATGATGCTGAAGAGTTATTAGGAGCAAAATTTGTACACCACTAAGCAGAAAAGATTTATATAATTAACAGCGAATGAGTGGCATTAATTGATGAAGGGGTAGATAATTAGAGAGAGGATAAACACAAACTACCCCACACTGCGGAATCCAGCCAACAGAGTTGGTTAACGTACCTTATCTGCTTATCAAGAATCAAATTGGGCCAATCCAAAATGATggcaaaagagaaaataaagagtaGTGTGGCCTTGAGTGGGGGAAGAATGTGCCCACTGTGAACaaggaaaagaataaaaataaataatctaacCATGATAATGTGGGAGTTGGAACTGTTATTCAAATGGAGTGTATTTTTATCCTTTAGTGATCTTTTCAGGTGTTAATTTTTACCTTGTTCCTTTGGTTTTCGGACTTTATGATCTACTATCTTCGGCTTCTCTTACATCTCTTAGCTATCAAGGGGGAAAAAGAATGAATACCTTCCATGAATTCATCCAAGTAGCTATTTTCCTGAATTTCTTCACCCCAAACTGCTCAGCCACCCAACTTTCACAGCTGCAAGATTTCATCTGCAACATAAATCTACATCAGAAACTTCGATTCATTCATTAACAACACAAATGTCAGACAAGTGTAGCAAGTCTTGCTCATACAAAAGTGAAACATAAAGATGATAAAGTTAACACAAACGATATTGTTATCCTTTAGTGACtgaaaccgaaaaaaaaaacatagccCTCAACAAATTTTGAATTAGGACTTATTAATCTGAGAATTTCACAAAGAATATGTAATATGGAGTATAGACATATATAACTCACAAGTATATAACTTAGAGAAATAAGTGCCTCAACACAACAATTggaaaaagataataaacataataaaaatattctagaaataaaaatttgtacACCACTTTTTCTCTATTCCAATTATCTACAGTAGATAAgtatattaaattttcaaacaaaaaaacaacaaaaataaataatatcttaTTGTTATATTATAGAAGAAgtttcttaataaaattttttaattgacaAGATAAATATAATCCCCTGTTATACAACTTTTAAATGATACCACTACAAGACATTTAAAACAAACATAACTCTTTCTATGGaccaaaaacaaacaaaataatgacaaaaacttaaaataaatggttattgAAATATATTTGGACCTAAATCAAACTTCTATCTATCACGGTCAAATCTAGAATTGACCATATTTGcagaaataaaagaataatcaagcatcattattattattacggTCAGTtagctttttgttttgttttatgggTTTTAAAATGGGTCAGGTTTAGTTTCTTTCAAATATATGACTAAATTCAATCCATTTATAGTGCTTCAAAGGAAGTTTAGACTAATTGAGCACCTCAATCATACAAGTGATAATATCGCTTTTGGCTTTGGCCCGCCAATCATATTAGCCCACATCTAATCATTCTCTATAGTTTTTTGTTATTGAAGGACTAAACTAATAACAGCTTTCTTTAGAGTGCTAAATTTATATCACCTATAACTTTTGGGTATCAAAGTGATAGTTTGCTAATTACTCTTTTTTTAAGACAAGAATTTCATTGAGACTGAGGAGGAAAatcaacatttaaaaaaaaaacgaaaaacaaACTTGATATTTCAAGTAATTACACACTGTCAATAACTTGATATCTCAACCAACTCGAAAGTAATTGAAGTTATTAATGACTGAGGTAATTGTTTTACGATGAaaattgaaaagtaaatggaCTTAATTCACTACGTACCTACAAAGGCTTTCTTGTCTATTTGTTTATTGATGACAGCTTGTCATTATTCATACATACAAAT
The genomic region above belongs to Arachis duranensis cultivar V14167 chromosome 3, aradu.V14167.gnm2.J7QH, whole genome shotgun sequence and contains:
- the LOC107481669 gene encoding tetrahydroberberine oxidase-like — its product is MKDPRPHFTVVIIVLLFSFVSCVSHTEEDFLQCLQLHNSASIFKLVYTKTNSSYSSVLKYSVHNHRFATKTTPKPLVIVTPRHASHVQATIICARRHGLQIRTRSGGHDFEGISYTSRVPFVVIDLIKYRKIEVDVEKRTAWVQAGATIGELYYRINEKSKTLAFPAGVCPSVGVGGHFSGGGYGFLIRKYGLAADNIVDAHMIDVKGRLLDRKAMGEDLFWAIRGGGGASFGVILAWKVKLVSVPSTVTVFRVKRTLEQNATKLILKWQLVASKIHEDITINLILQRVNSSKKGELTTQATFEAVFLGGKDQLIPLMQESFPELGLVKEDYTEMSWIESVVFMTRVARSLGYLLQRNPTSVQTTYKAKSDYLRHPIPEDGLDGIWSLFNEDEGKGVFMQLFPFGGRMDEISESELPFPHRSGNLCLVLYLVFWQEEGDEAAQRNIHWLRRLYSYMEPLVSKSPRAAYVNYRDLDIGVNNINGYTSYKQASVWGEKYFKNNFNRLAHVKTKVDPLNFFRYEQSIPSLVSKSHK